From a region of the Buchnera aphidicola str. Ak (Acyrthosiphon kondoi) genome:
- the hisH gene encoding imidazole glycerol phosphate synthase subunit HisH, producing MDIVIVDTGCANLTSIKVAIKKLGYNSIITSEASIISKSKKIFLPGVGTASAVMDLLSKKNIIDVIKEFKEKILGICLGMQLFCDFSEECNGVKTIGIIKSSVSRLKSNNLPLPHIGWNQITFQKEHPLFKNIPNNSRFYFVHSYIVPINKYTLSTTSYGVNFSSVIQKNNFFGVQFHPEKSGSIGCQLLKNFLEM from the coding sequence ATGGATATAGTAATAGTAGATACAGGTTGTGCTAATTTAACATCAATTAAAGTAGCCATTAAAAAATTAGGTTATAATTCTATAATCACTTCTGAAGCATCTATAATCTCAAAATCTAAAAAAATTTTTTTACCAGGAGTAGGTACTGCTTCAGCAGTGATGGATCTTTTGTCTAAAAAAAATATAATTGATGTTATCAAAGAATTCAAAGAAAAAATACTGGGAATATGTTTAGGAATGCAACTTTTTTGTGATTTTAGCGAAGAATGCAATGGGGTAAAAACAATTGGCATTATTAAATCTTCTGTGTCACGTTTAAAATCAAATAATTTGCCTTTACCTCATATTGGTTGGAATCAAATTACTTTTCAGAAAGAACATCCTTTATTTAAAAATATACCAAATAATTCGAGATTTTATTTTGTTCATAGTTATATAGTTCCAATTAATAAATATACATTATCTACGACTAGTTACGGTGTTAATTTTAGTTCAGTTATACAAAAAAATAATTTTTTTGGTGTACAATTCCATCCAGAAAAATCTGGTAGTATAGGATGTCAATTGTTAAAAAATTTTTTGGAGATGTGA
- the hisB gene encoding bifunctional histidinol-phosphatase/imidazoleglycerol-phosphate dehydratase HisB has translation MKYKILFIDRDGTLIDEPIDTCQVDSIDKLVFKKNVISSLLKLIKIDYKLIMVTNQDGLGTKNFSFEEFNKPHMFMLRILRSEGIVFNDILICPHFLDDNCACRKPKTDMIKPWLDQIDRQNSYVIGDRDTDMELAKNLKIKGIQYKEDGFNWIDIEKYIVKYNRYAEIIRKTKETKVHIQVWLDLEERSEINTGIKFFDHMLEQLAIHSGICMKISAQGDLYIDDHHTVEDTGIVLGEALSQALGKKNGLCRFGFYLPMDESRSNCIIDISNRPYLNFKANFNYKMAGDLSTNMIEHFFYSLSYSMKITLHLYAEGKNDHHCIESLFKVFGRALRKAIKIEGNMLPTSKGIL, from the coding sequence GTGAAATATAAAATATTATTTATTGATCGAGATGGTACATTAATTGATGAACCAATTGATACTTGTCAGGTAGATTCAATAGACAAATTAGTATTTAAAAAAAATGTAATTTCCTCATTACTTAAATTAATAAAAATTGACTATAAATTAATTATGGTAACCAATCAAGATGGTCTTGGTACTAAAAATTTTTCTTTTGAAGAGTTCAATAAACCCCATATGTTTATGTTAAGAATTCTTCGTTCAGAAGGAATAGTATTTAATGATATATTAATTTGTCCTCATTTTTTAGATGATAATTGTGCATGTCGTAAACCTAAAACTGATATGATAAAACCATGGTTAGATCAAATAGATCGACAAAATAGCTATGTTATTGGTGATCGTGATACAGATATGGAGTTAGCAAAAAATCTTAAAATAAAAGGAATTCAATATAAAGAAGATGGATTTAACTGGATTGATATTGAAAAATATATTGTAAAATACAATAGATATGCTGAAATTATCAGAAAAACAAAAGAAACTAAAGTTCATATTCAGGTCTGGTTAGATTTAGAAGAAAGAAGTGAAATTAATACTGGTATAAAGTTTTTTGATCACATGCTAGAACAGTTAGCGATTCATAGTGGAATTTGTATGAAGATTTCTGCACAAGGTGATCTTTATATTGATGATCATCATACAGTAGAAGACACGGGTATTGTATTAGGAGAGGCTTTATCACAAGCTTTAGGTAAAAAAAATGGTTTATGTAGATTTGGTTTTTATTTGCCCATGGATGAAAGTAGATCTAATTGTATTATAGACATATCAAATCGTCCATATTTAAATTTTAAAGCTAATTTTAATTATAAAATGGCTGGTGATCTTAGTACTAATATGATTGAACATTTTTTTTATTCTCTTTCTTATTCTATGAAAATTACACTTCATTTATATGCTGAAGGAAAAAATGATCATCATTGTATTGAAAGTTTATTTAAGGTTTTTGGACGCGCATTACGCAAAGCTATTAAGATAGAAGGAAATATGTTGCCAACTTCAAAAGGGATTTTATAA
- the hisIE gene encoding bifunctional phosphoribosyl-AMP cyclohydrolase/phosphoribosyl-ATP diphosphatase HisIE, whose protein sequence is MLKKHDLLNLDWTKTNGMIPAIIQDYFSHEILMHGYMNEEALLKTQKDGLVTFYSRTKNRLWTKGETSGNYLNVISIRTDCDHDALLILVKSTGVTCHLNNTSCFFSKKYNVNFLFELENLIENRKNKFSKNSYTSSLYQSGTSRIAQKVGEEAVETILAAMKKDQTELINESSDLIYHLIVLLHDQNLNLNLVLDNLKKRR, encoded by the coding sequence GTGCTAAAAAAACATGATTTATTAAATCTTGATTGGACAAAAACTAATGGAATGATTCCTGCAATAATACAAGATTATTTTTCACATGAAATTTTAATGCATGGATACATGAATGAAGAAGCTTTATTGAAAACTCAGAAAGACGGTTTAGTAACATTTTATTCTCGTACTAAGAATCGTTTATGGACTAAAGGGGAAACATCTGGCAATTACCTAAACGTAATCTCTATTAGAACAGATTGTGATCATGATGCATTATTGATCTTAGTTAAATCTACAGGTGTAACATGTCATTTAAATAATACAAGTTGTTTTTTTTCAAAGAAATACAATGTAAATTTTTTATTTGAATTAGAAAACCTTATAGAAAATAGAAAAAATAAATTTTCTAAAAATTCATATACTTCTAGTTTATATCAATCGGGAACAAGTCGTATAGCACAAAAAGTAGGAGAAGAGGCTGTAGAAACAATATTAGCAGCTATGAAAAAAGATCAAACTGAATTAATTAATGAATCGTCAGATTTAATTTATCATTTAATTGTATTATTACATGATCAAAATTTAAATTTAAATCTAGTTTTAGATAATTTAAAAAAAAGAAGATAA
- the hisF gene encoding imidazole glycerol phosphate synthase subunit HisF, which produces MLAKRIIACLDVHNGVVVKGVKFQNHEIVGDIIPLATRYAQEGIDELVFYDITASTKNKLVDQNWIKKIAEVINIPFCVAGGIQSVEDAKNILSSGADKISINSSALTDPNLITKISERFGVQCMVVGIDSWFDKVENDYMVQQYTGDVNKTYQTSWKTSDWVRKVQEKGAGEIVLNMMNKDGLQQGYDLSHLSKIREICKVPLIASGGAGNVEHFYEALHYCNADGVLAASVFHKNIVEIKTLKSFLIRRKMEIREC; this is translated from the coding sequence ATGCTGGCAAAGAGAATTATAGCATGTCTTGATGTTCATAATGGAGTGGTAGTAAAAGGAGTTAAATTTCAAAATCATGAAATTGTAGGTGATATTATACCATTAGCTACACGTTATGCACAAGAAGGTATAGATGAATTAGTTTTTTATGATATAACTGCTTCAACAAAAAATAAATTAGTTGATCAGAATTGGATAAAAAAAATTGCTGAAGTGATAAATATTCCATTTTGTGTTGCTGGAGGAATTCAAAGTGTAGAAGATGCAAAAAATATTTTATCTAGTGGTGCAGACAAAATATCAATTAATTCTTCAGCCTTAACAGACCCTAATTTAATCACGAAAATTTCAGAACGTTTTGGTGTACAATGTATGGTAGTTGGAATTGATTCTTGGTTTGACAAAGTAGAAAATGATTATATGGTACAACAATATACAGGAGACGTTAATAAAACCTATCAAACTTCCTGGAAAACGTCTGATTGGGTAAGAAAAGTTCAAGAAAAAGGTGCTGGTGAAATTGTTTTAAATATGATGAATAAAGATGGATTACAACAAGGATATGATCTTTCACATCTAAGTAAAATAAGAGAAATATGCAAAGTACCTTTAATTGCATCAGGTGGAGCAGGAAATGTAGAACATTTTTACGAAGCATTACATTATTGTAATGCAGATGGAGTATTAGCTGCATCTGTTTTTCATAAAAATATAGTAGAGATAAAAACTTTAAAAAGTTTTTTAATTAGACGAAAAATGGAGATTAGAGAGTGCTAA
- a CDS encoding riboflavin synthase, giving the protein MFTGIVNGIATIVSIKKKIKSYRYTVELPSNLSKNLNLGDSISHNGCCLTVQSINGTYIICDVVEETLKRTNLGILDIGDNINIERSVKYGDEIGGHIVSGHIMNTAEICKILKSGNTCTIWLKIKNVSLMKYIFYKGFICIDGISLTVGDVVKNEFCVHIIPHTFLSTTIKNKKNGSLMNIEIDFYTQTIVDTTERLINKNIKCIL; this is encoded by the coding sequence ATGTTTACAGGTATTGTAAATGGAATTGCCACTATTGTTTCTATTAAAAAAAAAATAAAAAGTTATAGATATACAGTTGAACTTCCATCTAATTTATCTAAAAATTTAAATTTAGGTGATTCAATATCACATAATGGATGTTGTTTGACTGTGCAATCAATTAATGGTACTTATATAATATGTGATGTTGTTGAAGAAACTTTAAAACGTACTAATTTAGGAATACTAGATATTGGAGATAATATCAATATTGAAAGATCAGTAAAATATGGAGATGAAATTGGTGGTCATATCGTGTCTGGTCATATTATGAACACAGCTGAAATCTGTAAAATATTAAAATCAGGTAATACTTGTACTATATGGTTAAAAATAAAGAACGTATCATTAATGAAATACATTTTTTATAAAGGATTTATTTGTATTGATGGTATTAGCCTTACTGTTGGAGATGTTGTTAAAAATGAGTTTTGTGTTCATATTATACCTCATACCTTTTTATCGACTACTATAAAAAACAAAAAAAATGGTAGTTTAATGAACATTGAAATTGATTTTTATACTCAAACAATTGTTGATACTACAGAACGTTTAATTAATAAAAATATTAAATGCATTTTGTAG
- the dcd gene encoding dCTP deaminase, with protein MRLCDQDIEEWLQRKELIIEPYPKKKLINGITVDIHLGNKFRFFYEHTRSCIDLSDSKINRTSALAEIMSNETISSKEKPFFLQPGSLVLSSTLEKITIPNNLVGWLDGRSSLARLGLMIHATAHRIDPGWKGNIVLEMFNAGKLTLVLRPKMKIAALSFEVLSQSVLRPYDSREESKYKSQNGVVPSRIDKE; from the coding sequence ATGCGTTTATGTGATCAAGATATTGAAGAATGGTTACAAAGAAAAGAATTAATTATAGAACCTTATCCCAAAAAAAAATTAATTAATGGGATTACTGTTGATATACATCTTGGTAATAAATTTCGTTTTTTTTATGAGCACACTCGATCTTGTATTGATTTAAGTGATTCTAAAATAAATAGAACATCAGCATTAGCAGAAATTATGAGCAATGAAACTATTTCCTCTAAAGAAAAACCGTTTTTTTTACAACCAGGTTCTTTAGTCTTATCTTCTACTTTAGAAAAGATTACAATTCCAAATAATTTAGTTGGTTGGCTAGATGGCCGTTCTTCTTTAGCTCGTCTAGGATTAATGATTCATGCTACTGCACATCGTATTGATCCAGGATGGAAAGGTAATATTGTTTTAGAAATGTTTAATGCAGGAAAGTTAACTTTGGTATTACGTCCTAAAATGAAGATTGCGGCGCTTAGTTTCGAAGTTCTCTCTCAATCAGTTTTACGTCCTTATGATTCAAGAGAAGAATCTAAATACAAAAGTCAAAATGGAGTAGTACCTAGCCGTATTGATAAGGAGTAA
- the metG gene encoding methionine--tRNA ligase gives MSITLRKILVTCALPYANGPIHIGHMLEHIQADIWVRYHRMRGREVWFISADDAHGTAIMLKSKDLGISSNKLIKNIRKEHQIDFLNFKISHDNYYSTHSLENLYLLRKIFACLKEKDLIKEKEIFQFYDNVKNIFLPDRFIKGTCPTCQSKNQYGDNCEICSATYEPIDLIDPISVISGKKPILKNTKHLYFNLPFFSDMLKKWIHSGVLENSVIKKTEEWFKVGLKPWGISRDAPYFGFKIPKYPDKYFYVWLDAPIGYMSAFKNLCFKNKKLNFDQFWNQKSNYELYHFIGKDIIYFHTLFWPAILEAISFRKPSGIFVHGYLTMNGLKLSKSRGALIRASDWIQCFDSDSLRYYYASKLSNKTHDIEINLEDFIYKINSDIVNKLVNLASRSSSFIEKHFNGYLSNKLNNMQLYQYFINASSNIENFLENREFNFVVKESMRLLDVANQYINEKKPWKIEKIEKNFTNLQEICTMGINLFRIIMIFLKPIIPDLAIKTESFLISKLTWDSIKKPLLSHKINKFIPLYKRISMEKISELINLYR, from the coding sequence ATGTCAATTACACTTAGAAAAATTTTAGTCACCTGTGCTTTGCCTTACGCAAATGGTCCTATTCATATTGGCCACATGTTAGAGCATATTCAGGCAGATATTTGGGTTCGTTATCATAGAATGCGTGGTCGTGAAGTATGGTTTATTTCTGCTGATGATGCACACGGTACTGCTATAATGTTAAAATCTAAAGATTTAGGAATATCTTCAAACAAATTAATTAAGAATATCAGAAAAGAACATCAAATAGATTTTTTGAATTTTAAAATTTCACATGATAATTATTATTCAACTCATAGTTTAGAAAACTTATATTTATTAAGAAAAATTTTTGCATGTTTAAAAGAAAAAGATTTAATTAAAGAAAAAGAAATTTTTCAATTTTATGATAATGTAAAAAATATTTTTCTTCCAGATCGATTTATTAAAGGCACATGCCCGACTTGTCAATCTAAAAACCAATATGGTGATAATTGCGAAATATGTAGTGCAACTTATGAACCCATAGATTTGATTGATCCAATATCTGTTATTTCAGGGAAAAAACCTATTTTAAAAAATACAAAACATTTATATTTCAATCTGCCTTTTTTTAGTGATATGTTAAAAAAATGGATACATTCTGGTGTTTTAGAAAATTCAGTTATTAAAAAAACAGAAGAATGGTTTAAGGTAGGTTTAAAGCCATGGGGTATTTCTCGAGACGCACCTTATTTTGGATTTAAAATTCCAAAATATCCTGATAAATATTTTTATGTTTGGCTTGATGCTCCTATTGGTTATATGAGTGCGTTTAAAAATCTATGTTTTAAAAATAAAAAATTAAATTTTGATCAATTTTGGAATCAAAAATCTAATTACGAATTATACCATTTTATTGGTAAAGATATTATTTATTTTCATACTTTATTTTGGCCTGCAATATTAGAAGCTATTTCTTTCAGAAAACCCAGTGGTATTTTTGTTCATGGTTACCTTACTATGAATGGATTAAAATTGTCAAAATCACGAGGTGCTTTAATTAGAGCAAGCGATTGGATTCAGTGTTTTGATTCAGATAGTTTACGTTATTATTATGCTAGTAAGTTATCTAATAAAACTCATGATATTGAAATTAATTTAGAGGATTTTATATATAAAATAAACAGTGATATTGTAAATAAATTAGTTAATTTAGCGTCAAGAAGTTCTAGTTTTATTGAAAAACATTTTAATGGATATTTATCTAATAAATTAAATAATATGCAATTATATCAATATTTTATTAATGCCAGTAGTAACATTGAAAATTTTTTAGAAAATCGTGAATTTAATTTTGTTGTGAAAGAGTCTATGAGATTATTAGATGTAGCTAATCAATATATTAATGAAAAAAAACCATGGAAAATAGAAAAAATAGAGAAAAATTTTACTAATTTACAAGAAATTTGTACAATGGGTATTAATTTATTTAGAATTATTATGATTTTTTTAAAACCGATAATACCTGATTTAGCAATTAAGACAGAATCTTTTTTAATTTCAAAATTAACTTGGGATAGTATTAAGAAACCACTTTTATCTCATAAAATAAATAAATTTATTCCATTATATAAAAGAATTAGTATGGAAAAAATTTCTGAATTAATTAATCTATATAGATAA
- the gndA gene encoding NADP-dependent phosphogluconate dehydrogenase yields the protein MSQQQIGVVGMAVMGRNLALNIESKNYSVSIFNRTASITEEVFNKNKKKNIFPYFSIKDFINSLLRPRCILLMVQSGKATDETIKLIMPYLEKEDILIDAGNTFYKDTIRRNKELSKYGINFIGMGVSGGELGALNGPSIMPGGQKEAYNLVLPMLQKISAKFEGESCVSYIGPNGAGHYVKMVHNGIEYGDMQLISESYFLLKYLLNMSNEELSYTFSEWNKGELNSYLIEITKNIFIKKDKNGKYLIDLILDIAEDKGTGKWISKNALELREPLSLITESVFARYLSSLKEQRTVASKTLKGPNIKISIQDKNSFVEEVRRALYLGKIISYAQGFSQLKKASEKYNWNIKYSEIAKIFRAGCIIRANFLQKITEEYSENQTVVNLLLTPYFSRIANEYESSLRNIVIYAIKYGISVPTFSAAISYYDSYRALYSPANLIQAQRDYFGSHTYQRIDKTGYFHTNWSQ from the coding sequence ATGTCACAACAACAAATTGGTGTTGTAGGAATGGCAGTAATGGGACGAAATTTAGCTTTAAACATTGAGAGTAAAAATTATAGTGTATCTATATTCAATCGAACAGCTTCGATAACAGAAGAAGTATTCAATAAAAATAAGAAAAAAAATATTTTTCCATATTTTTCGATTAAAGATTTTATCAATTCACTTCTTAGACCGAGATGTATTTTATTGATGGTTCAATCCGGCAAAGCTACTGATGAAACTATTAAACTAATCATGCCTTATTTAGAAAAAGAAGATATATTGATTGATGCAGGTAATACTTTTTATAAAGATACTATACGAAGAAATAAAGAGCTATCTAAATACGGTATTAATTTTATTGGAATGGGAGTTTCTGGAGGTGAACTAGGAGCGTTAAACGGACCATCTATTATGCCAGGAGGACAAAAAGAAGCATATAATCTTGTACTTCCTATGTTGCAAAAAATATCAGCGAAATTCGAAGGTGAATCATGTGTAAGTTATATTGGTCCAAATGGGGCAGGTCATTATGTAAAAATGGTACATAATGGTATTGAATATGGTGATATGCAATTAATTTCAGAGTCGTATTTTTTATTAAAATATTTATTAAATATGAGTAATGAAGAATTATCATATACTTTTTCGGAATGGAATAAAGGTGAATTAAACAGTTATTTGATTGAAATAACAAAAAATATTTTTATTAAAAAAGACAAGAATGGTAAATATTTAATAGATCTCATTTTAGATATAGCTGAAGATAAAGGTACTGGTAAATGGATCAGTAAAAACGCTTTAGAACTTCGAGAACCTCTATCATTAATTACTGAATCTGTTTTTGCACGTTACTTGTCTTCTCTAAAAGAACAACGTACAGTTGCATCAAAAACATTAAAAGGACCTAATATAAAAATATCTATTCAAGATAAAAATAGTTTTGTTGAAGAGGTGAGACGGGCTTTGTATTTAGGAAAAATAATTTCTTATGCTCAAGGTTTTTCTCAATTAAAAAAAGCTTCAGAAAAATATAATTGGAATATAAAATATAGCGAAATTGCTAAGATTTTTAGAGCCGGATGTATTATACGAGCAAATTTTTTACAAAAAATAACAGAAGAATATTCCGAAAATCAAACTGTAGTTAATTTGTTATTAACACCTTATTTTTCAAGAATAGCCAATGAATATGAAAGTTCATTACGTAATATTGTTATCTATGCAATAAAATATGGCATTTCTGTACCAACTTTTTCTGCAGCAATATCTTATTATGATAGTTATAGAGCATTATATTCGCCTGCTAATCTTATACAAGCTCAAAGAGATTATTTTGGTTCGCATACTTACCAAAGAATAGATAAAACCGGTTACTTTCATACAAATTGGTCTCAATAA
- the hisA gene encoding 1-(5-phosphoribosyl)-5-[(5-phosphoribosylamino)methylideneamino]imidazole-4-carboxamide isomerase, with translation MIIPAFDLINGRAVRLYQGNYLNQKHYDINLSDYLEKYKSKRIQIVHLVDLDGAKNRENRQIELFKEILSYSTIPLQIGGGIRTTKDINTLLDLGVKRVVIGSSAIHDKNKVKKWLKIYGSDAIVLALDVYINNNNQKEIYINGWQKRTNVMLEEIIEYFLPSGLKHVLCTDISKDGTLLGPNFKLYKDISSSFKNINFQASGGVATLEDIISLKKTGIKSIIIGRSLLEKKFTIEEALKCWQREL, from the coding sequence ATGATTATTCCAGCATTCGACTTAATCAATGGGAGAGCAGTTCGCTTATATCAAGGTAATTATTTAAATCAAAAACATTATGATATAAATTTATCTGATTATTTAGAAAAATATAAATCAAAAAGGATTCAAATTGTTCATCTAGTAGATTTAGATGGAGCAAAGAATAGAGAAAATAGACAAATAGAATTATTTAAAGAAATATTGTCTTATTCTACTATTCCCCTACAAATAGGCGGCGGAATAAGAACTACAAAAGACATAAATACACTTCTAGATTTAGGAGTTAAAAGAGTAGTAATTGGTTCTTCTGCGATACATGATAAAAACAAAGTAAAAAAATGGTTGAAAATTTATGGTTCAGATGCAATTGTTTTGGCATTAGATGTATATATTAATAATAACAATCAAAAAGAAATATATATTAATGGTTGGCAAAAAAGAACTAATGTTATGCTAGAGGAAATTATTGAATATTTCTTACCAAGCGGATTGAAACATGTATTATGTACAGATATATCTAAAGATGGAACCTTGTTAGGTCCAAATTTTAAACTATATAAAGATATTTCTAGTTCTTTTAAAAATATAAATTTTCAGGCATCTGGAGGAGTTGCAACGTTAGAAGATATTATTTCTTTAAAAAAAACTGGAATTAAAAGTATTATTATTGGTCGCAGTTTATTGGAAAAGAAATTTACAATAGAAGAGGCTTTAAAATGCTGGCAAAGAGAATTATAG
- the tilS gene encoding tRNA lysidine(34) synthetase TilS, which translates to MIEKTISKYKNKSFLIAYSGGLDSTVLLHQLLEIKKKYSIKIRAIHINHNLTLLSKKWTEHCKKICDINSISLIIENININKKTSNIEEKLRIKRYNIIYNHLFFDEILLTGHHMNDQCETFILSLKRGSGPTGLSSMSFETLFGTKKIVRPFLNKTKKELMFWAKKKHLHWIEDFSNLNIDYDRNFVRHTIIPVLEKRWPYFLKNCFRTTNICQQETRLLNYFLHEKIHDFIQFDDSLNIKDFKNIKKEICTALIRYWLLSKKIKIPSYKNIQCIYHQMIFSRIDANPKIILEKYEIRRYKESLYFIKKQINLKNTLLFWHKKYTKLILPNNLGNLIKDNNGIELPAPKNNELINIRFQYEGYVLILGRNKKRKIKKIWQEKKIPPWLRNQIPLVFYNNNFISALGVFIININNKNRGTWKISWESDLKSAHNDLFSFY; encoded by the coding sequence TTGATTGAAAAAACTATCAGTAAATATAAAAATAAATCATTTTTAATAGCTTATAGTGGTGGGTTGGATTCCACGGTACTTCTTCATCAATTACTAGAAATAAAAAAAAAATATTCCATCAAGATACGTGCCATTCATATTAATCATAATCTTACTTTACTTTCAAAAAAATGGACAGAACATTGTAAAAAAATTTGCGATATAAATAGCATTTCATTGATTATTGAAAATATTAATATTAATAAAAAAACAAGTAATATTGAAGAAAAACTAAGAATAAAAAGATACAATATTATATATAATCATTTATTTTTTGACGAAATACTATTGACCGGTCATCATATGAATGATCAATGTGAAACATTTATTTTATCTTTAAAAAGAGGAAGCGGCCCTACTGGACTTTCCAGTATGTCTTTTGAAACTTTATTTGGCACCAAAAAAATAGTTCGTCCTTTTCTAAATAAAACAAAAAAAGAGCTGATGTTTTGGGCCAAAAAAAAACATTTACACTGGATTGAAGATTTTAGTAATTTAAACATTGATTATGATCGTAATTTTGTACGACATACAATTATTCCTGTATTAGAAAAAAGATGGCCTTATTTTTTAAAAAATTGTTTTCGTACAACAAATATATGTCAACAAGAAACTAGGCTATTAAATTATTTTCTACATGAAAAAATTCATGATTTTATACAATTTGACGATTCTTTAAATATTAAAGATTTTAAGAATATAAAAAAAGAAATATGCACAGCACTAATTAGATATTGGCTTTTATCAAAAAAAATAAAAATACCATCTTATAAGAATATTCAATGCATTTATCATCAAATGATTTTTAGTCGAATAGATGCAAATCCTAAAATAATTCTAGAAAAATATGAAATAAGACGTTATAAAGAATCGCTTTATTTTATAAAAAAACAAATCAATCTTAAAAATACCCTACTTTTTTGGCATAAAAAATATACTAAACTAATACTTCCTAATAACCTAGGAAATTTAATAAAAGATAATAATGGTATTGAACTTCCAGCACCTAAAAATAATGAATTAATTAATATTCGTTTTCAATATGAAGGATATGTTTTAATTTTAGGAAGAAATAAAAAAAGAAAGATAAAAAAAATATGGCAAGAGAAAAAAATTCCTCCTTGGTTAAGAAATCAAATTCCACTTGTGTTTTATAACAATAATTTTATTAGTGCTCTAGGAGTCTTTATTATTAATATAAATAATAAAAATAGAGGCACGTGGAAAATATCCTGGGAAAGTGATTTAAAATCTGCTCATAATGATCTATTTTCATTTTATTAA